From one Deinococcus aetherius genomic stretch:
- a CDS encoding alpha/beta fold hydrolase, producing MKRTLFWTLLGGLAAAGFLTWRGRLTSDPTTDFTDLSFSRRSPGTPSGEMSYYEAGEGQLLVLLHGIGGGASAWYWSKVAPVLARRFRVVAPDWVGWGRSEHPRRSLLGGEYVDQLRTLLAHLGEPVHVVAQGLAAGWVAELARERPELFGRLILWTPSGGLDFGEDSFAPFYRRTFTPIARSRTLGPVFYRLIFHRGSFIRSWLRGQGFYNPAAVSREVVEGSLDSARRPGAAYSALPFLSGDLRYDLAPLLRDLPVPAVMVWGEHERQVGLPTGRRLAAQNPGIELIVLDRARGTPEQESPARSAALLEQLLQSRPPVRQDGITGR from the coding sequence ATGAAACGGACGCTCTTCTGGACGCTCCTGGGCGGCCTCGCTGCCGCCGGTTTCCTCACCTGGCGGGGCCGCCTCACCTCCGACCCCACCACCGACTTCACGGACCTGAGCTTCTCCCGGCGGAGCCCGGGCACCCCCAGCGGCGAGATGAGCTACTACGAGGCGGGCGAGGGGCAACTCCTGGTGCTCCTGCACGGCATCGGGGGCGGCGCCTCCGCGTGGTACTGGAGCAAGGTGGCCCCCGTCCTCGCCCGGCGCTTCCGGGTGGTCGCTCCCGACTGGGTGGGCTGGGGGCGCTCCGAGCACCCCAGGCGGTCCTTGCTGGGAGGGGAGTACGTCGACCAGTTGCGGACCCTGCTGGCCCACCTCGGTGAGCCCGTCCACGTCGTGGCCCAGGGGCTCGCGGCAGGCTGGGTGGCCGAACTCGCCCGCGAACGCCCGGAGCTGTTCGGGCGCCTGATCCTGTGGACCCCCTCGGGCGGTCTGGACTTCGGCGAGGACTCCTTTGCCCCGTTCTACCGGCGCACGTTCACGCCGATTGCCCGCTCGCGCACGCTAGGCCCCGTGTTCTACCGCCTGATCTTTCACCGGGGCAGCTTCATCCGCTCGTGGCTGAGGGGGCAGGGCTTCTACAACCCGGCGGCGGTGAGCCGGGAGGTCGTGGAGGGCAGTCTGGACTCGGCGCGGCGGCCGGGCGCGGCGTACTCGGCACTGCCCTTCCTGAGCGGCGATCTGCGCTACGACCTCGCGCCCCTGCTGCGCGACCTGCCCGTGCCCGCCGTGATGGTGTGGGGCGAGCACGAGCGGCAGGTGGGGTTACCGACGGGGCGGCGCTTGGCCGCCCAGAATCCGGGAATAGAGTTGATTGTGCTGGACCGGGCCCGGGGCACGCCGGAACAGGAGTCGCCCGCCCGGAGTGCCGCGTTGCTCGAACAGCTCCTGCAAAGTCGGCCACCCGTGCGGCAGGACGGGATCACTGGGCGGTGA
- a CDS encoding NAD(P)-dependent alcohol dehydrogenase, which translates to MHALGFTRYGPPEVLQPLDLPRPEVPADGVLIRVAAAGINPADWRFRSGQFRRAVRLKLPFVPGSDVAGVALAVGSAVTRFRPGDAVFTMLPVREGGGYAQLAVAREALVAPVPTGICLGDAAAVPLAGLTALQALRDKAGLRAGQRVLIYGASGGVGTFAVQIARALGARVTAACSGRNAELVRSLGADEVIDYTGQEVTAGPPRFDVVFDAVNHLAFRRARRVLRAGGTFVTVNPVIGNLTPAWLSAFWGGRRLRSLFVQPSGADLETLGEWLAGGQLKSVIDRTHPLLDGAAAHEYSASGRVRGKLVLTVDEDLAARRAENARSLVGRA; encoded by the coding sequence ATGCACGCGCTCGGCTTCACCCGGTACGGCCCGCCCGAAGTGCTTCAGCCGCTCGACCTGCCCCGGCCAGAGGTCCCCGCCGACGGCGTGCTGATCCGCGTCGCTGCGGCCGGGATCAATCCCGCCGACTGGCGCTTTCGCAGCGGGCAATTCCGCCGCGCCGTGCGGCTGAAGCTCCCCTTCGTGCCCGGCTCGGACGTGGCGGGAGTCGCCCTGGCCGTGGGAAGCGCCGTCACCCGCTTTCGTCCTGGGGACGCCGTGTTCACCATGCTCCCGGTGAGGGAGGGGGGCGGGTACGCCCAGCTCGCGGTGGCCCGGGAAGCCCTGGTCGCCCCTGTCCCCACCGGCATTTGCCTGGGGGACGCCGCCGCCGTTCCGCTCGCGGGGCTGACCGCCCTGCAGGCCCTGCGCGACAAGGCCGGGCTGCGGGCGGGGCAGCGCGTCCTGATCTACGGCGCCTCGGGCGGCGTGGGCACCTTCGCGGTGCAGATCGCGCGGGCGCTGGGCGCGCGGGTCACCGCCGCGTGCAGCGGCCGCAACGCCGAACTCGTGCGCTCGCTGGGCGCGGACGAGGTGATCGACTACACCGGGCAGGAGGTCACCGCCGGTCCCCCGCGCTTCGACGTGGTGTTCGACGCCGTGAACCACCTCGCCTTCCGGCGGGCGCGGCGTGTCCTGCGGGCGGGCGGCACGTTCGTCACCGTCAACCCGGTGATCGGCAACCTCACCCCCGCGTGGCTGTCGGCCTTCTGGGGAGGTCGGCGCCTGCGGTCGCTGTTCGTGCAGCCGAGCGGCGCCGACCTCGAAACGCTCGGTGAGTGGCTGGCGGGTGGGCAACTCAAGAGTGTCATCGACCGCACTCACCCACTCTTGGACGGGGCGGCGGCGCACGAGTACAGCGCGAGCGGGCGCGTGCGCGGCAAGCTGGTGCTCACCGTGGACGAGGACCTGGCCGCCCGGCGCGCCGAGAATGCCCGCTCGCTGGTCGGACGGGCATGA